A region of Desulfolithobacter dissulfuricans DNA encodes the following proteins:
- the coaBC gene encoding bifunctional phosphopantothenoylcysteine decarboxylase/phosphopantothenate--cysteine ligase CoaBC — protein sequence MPSAPYPVLSSLAGRRILLGVTGSIALYKTAQWIRDLVREEARVTVVMTAAAARFITPLTMAALSGSRVYTDMFDEDPGQAMAHIDLSREHDLLLVAPATAHTISRLAHGMADDLLSTAVLAAKIPVVVCPAMNSAMFTHPATRENLEQLRRYGYRVVAPESGMLACGEEGPGRLPGWDQVREILLATLSSQDLQGRHVLVTAGPTREPLDPARYLSNRSSGRMGYALARVARRRGARVTLVSGPVSLDPPPGVEVVPVMTARDMRAAVREHRDQADIIIMAAAVADFRPVGCADRKIKKSRAPDTIALSENPDILKELGRERRPEQVLVGFAAESHDHEAEGRRKLATKNLDLICVNDILGEKTGFDVDTNQVLLIDWQGQETLPLLSKEETAVRILDRIRELLP from the coding sequence CCCCGTGTTGTCTTCTCTTGCCGGCCGCCGCATTCTTCTGGGCGTGACCGGTTCCATTGCCCTGTACAAAACGGCCCAGTGGATCCGCGACCTGGTACGGGAAGAGGCCCGGGTCACCGTGGTCATGACCGCGGCCGCCGCCCGTTTCATCACCCCGCTCACCATGGCGGCCCTTTCCGGCAGCCGGGTCTATACCGACATGTTCGATGAGGATCCCGGGCAGGCCATGGCCCATATCGATCTGTCGCGGGAACATGACCTGCTCCTCGTCGCCCCGGCCACAGCCCACACCATCTCCCGGCTGGCCCACGGAATGGCCGACGATCTGCTGTCGACCGCGGTGCTGGCTGCCAAAATTCCGGTGGTGGTCTGTCCGGCCATGAACAGTGCCATGTTCACTCATCCCGCCACCAGGGAGAATCTCGAGCAACTGCGCCGCTACGGGTACCGGGTGGTGGCACCGGAGTCGGGGATGCTGGCCTGCGGCGAAGAAGGACCCGGCCGGCTGCCCGGCTGGGACCAGGTACGGGAGATACTGCTGGCCACTCTTTCCTCCCAGGATCTGCAGGGGCGTCATGTGCTGGTGACGGCCGGGCCCACCCGGGAACCCCTGGATCCGGCCCGTTATCTCAGCAATCGCTCCAGTGGCAGGATGGGCTATGCCCTGGCCAGGGTCGCCCGCCGCCGCGGCGCTCGGGTAACCCTTGTCTCCGGCCCGGTCTCGCTTGATCCGCCCCCCGGCGTGGAGGTGGTTCCGGTGATGACCGCCCGGGACATGCGCGCGGCGGTGCGGGAACACAGGGACCAGGCCGACATCATCATCATGGCGGCGGCGGTGGCCGACTTCAGGCCAGTTGGCTGTGCGGATCGCAAGATCAAGAAGTCCAGGGCGCCGGACACCATTGCCCTGAGCGAAAATCCAGATATTCTCAAGGAACTCGGCCGGGAGCGCCGACCGGAACAGGTGCTGGTGGGCTTTGCCGCCGAAAGCCACGACCACGAGGCCGAGGGGCGGCGCAAGCTGGCGACCAAGAATCTGGACCTCATCTGTGTCAATGATATCCTGGGCGAGAAGACCGGGTTTGACGTGGATACCAACCAGGTGCTTCTGATCGATTGGCAAGGGCAGGAGACCCTGCCGCTGCTCTCCAAGGAGGAGACAGCTGTCCGAATCCTTGACCGGATCCGGGAACTGCTCCCCTGA
- a CDS encoding iron-containing alcohol dehydrogenase produces MQPFTITQPTQIHFGTGIIKRLPEVAAGFGGTNALVVLDPGLIQAGLDSNITRALEAGNMTYTIYSEIDPEPGLRLADRGTEIAREHNCDCVIGVGGGSAMDVAKAIAILLTNGGRAVDYLGLGKIEKPGVPKIMVPTSAGTGAEVTFTAVFINEETGSKGGMNGDPLYPEAAVLDPELTLSLPPHVTAATGIDALTHALEAYTSVQAHPVSEMYSLQAIELIATNLRTAYADGRNIEARSNMLLASLLGGKALAMAGVGLVHAMAYPLGGMFGIPHGLANAVLLPYVTEFNLIGNLEKHALLAEMLGGDTNNMSLRDAAHVLVEEMHQLNSDLAIPASLSDLGIPDDRIEEMAKIALTVARPVENNPRQPTLENVMMIYEYAMDGM; encoded by the coding sequence ATGCAACCGTTTACCATCACCCAGCCGACCCAGATCCATTTCGGTACCGGCATAATAAAGCGTCTGCCCGAGGTCGCCGCCGGTTTCGGCGGCACCAATGCCTTGGTGGTCCTTGATCCCGGCCTGATTCAGGCCGGACTGGACTCGAACATCACCCGGGCCCTGGAGGCAGGTAACATGACCTATACCATATACTCGGAAATCGACCCCGAACCGGGCCTGCGCCTGGCGGACAGGGGCACCGAGATTGCCAGGGAGCATAACTGCGACTGCGTCATCGGCGTGGGTGGCGGCTCGGCCATGGACGTGGCCAAGGCCATTGCCATCCTGCTGACCAATGGCGGCCGGGCCGTGGATTACCTGGGCCTGGGTAAGATAGAAAAACCAGGGGTTCCTAAAATCATGGTCCCGACTTCAGCCGGTACCGGAGCCGAGGTCACCTTCACCGCCGTCTTTATCAATGAAGAAACCGGTTCCAAGGGCGGCATGAACGGTGATCCCCTCTATCCCGAGGCCGCGGTTCTTGATCCGGAACTGACCCTGAGCCTGCCGCCCCACGTGACCGCGGCCACCGGCATCGACGCCCTGACCCATGCCCTGGAGGCCTACACCTCGGTCCAGGCCCATCCGGTGTCTGAAATGTACTCGCTCCAGGCCATCGAGCTGATTGCCACCAACCTGCGCACCGCCTATGCCGACGGTCGGAACATCGAGGCCCGCTCCAACATGCTGCTGGCCAGCCTGCTGGGTGGCAAGGCCCTGGCCATGGCCGGCGTCGGACTGGTCCATGCCATGGCCTATCCGCTCGGCGGCATGTTCGGCATCCCCCATGGTCTTGCCAATGCGGTGCTGCTGCCCTATGTGACCGAGTTCAACCTGATCGGCAACCTGGAAAAGCATGCCCTGCTGGCTGAAATGCTCGGTGGCGACACCAACAACATGTCACTTCGCGACGCGGCCCACGTCCTGGTGGAAGAAATGCACCAGCTCAACTCGGACCTGGCCATTCCGGCCAGCCTGTCAGACCTGGGCATCCCCGACGACCGAATCGAAGAGATGGCCAAAATCGCCCTGACCGTGGCCCGACCGGTGGAAAACAATCCCCGCCAGCCCACCCTGGAAAACGTGATGATGATCTACGAGTACGCCATGGATGGCATGTAA
- a CDS encoding DUF615 domain-containing protein: MELSRSEQKRRIKQLEKFVHELVQQPPGVIRDLPCDTEVRDLLLEAVALKGGARKRQLKYITKLLRSTPVEPLYDFMSRRRGSKLREDRAFHELEYMRDTLLSEAVEQYRLHREQQVQWEEHWDSQAIRDIEAQLPGIDTRALARLGYQFALTRNRRHSREVFRLLRAAHEQLQFKKG, from the coding sequence ATGGAACTGAGTAGGTCGGAACAGAAGCGGCGAATCAAACAGCTGGAAAAATTTGTCCATGAGCTGGTCCAGCAGCCACCGGGCGTGATCCGGGATCTTCCCTGTGATACGGAGGTGCGGGATCTCCTCCTGGAGGCGGTCGCCCTGAAAGGCGGGGCCAGGAAGCGGCAGCTCAAGTACATCACCAAGCTGCTTCGTTCCACACCGGTGGAACCGCTCTACGATTTCATGTCCCGGCGTCGCGGCTCCAAGCTCCGTGAGGACCGGGCCTTCCATGAACTGGAATACATGCGCGACACCCTGCTGAGCGAGGCCGTGGAGCAGTACCGGTTGCACCGGGAGCAACAGGTGCAGTGGGAAGAGCACTGGGACAGCCAGGCCATCCGGGATATCGAGGCCCAGCTGCCCGGGATCGACACCAGGGCCCTTGCCCGGCTGGGCTACCAGTTTGCCCTGACCAGGAATCGCAGGCACAGCCGGGAAGTTTTCCGGCTCCTCCGGGCTGCCCACGAACAGCTCCAGTTCAAAAAAGGGTAG
- a CDS encoding PPC domain-containing DNA-binding protein, whose translation MEYRTGRMGRVFYVRFDHGDDLLEGLRGLVLKEEIHCAWFELFGGQRRVDVVVGPEEPVMPPNPVWRRLDNVRELLGVGSVFRDRGDPLVHLHGALGHRDETITGCIRERAEVYLVVEAVVYELLDMDISRPFFDGGGFHRPEFGRGDRD comes from the coding sequence GTGGAATACAGAACAGGACGTATGGGCCGGGTCTTTTATGTCCGGTTTGATCATGGGGACGATTTGCTGGAGGGGTTGCGAGGTCTGGTCCTGAAAGAGGAGATCCATTGCGCCTGGTTCGAGCTTTTCGGCGGCCAGCGCCGGGTCGACGTGGTGGTCGGGCCCGAAGAGCCGGTCATGCCGCCAAATCCGGTGTGGCGCCGGCTGGACAATGTCCGGGAACTGCTCGGGGTGGGGTCTGTTTTCCGGGACAGGGGTGACCCGCTGGTCCATCTGCACGGCGCCCTGGGGCACCGGGACGAAACCATCACCGGCTGTATCCGGGAAAGGGCCGAGGTCTACCTGGTTGTGGAGGCTGTGGTCTACGAACTGCTGGACATGGATATCAGTCGGCCGTTTTTTGACGGAGGCGGGTTTCACCGACCCGAATTTGGTCGGGGCGACCGGGACTGA